The Montipora capricornis isolate CH-2021 chromosome 6, ASM3666992v2, whole genome shotgun sequence genome has a window encoding:
- the LOC138053917 gene encoding uncharacterized protein: MATGRAAASQTQKSEATTKKSSNNRKTVDWTREETEELLQAWGPKFEELKKVSTKERGRIWSEIYNKYKERFTKSVRTLPQLKKRIQNLEYEFKNLKVRVKNTGEEGFKKIKQGFPYYDYLDTIIGQRDSVDPSRMQIESTATFSCSSSDSSETSLSRSSESKEVQSAVENRKMCEKSGKSSRKVKRRREDSDSDWQERFENMWERSLEQEREGRESTQQIIRESLRSEMEQTNAIMAGFKDIFENLLK; encoded by the coding sequence ATGGCGACCGGCCGGGCTGCAGCCTCTCAGACACAGAAATCAGAGGCCACTActaaaaaaagttcaaacaaccGAAAGACTGTCGATTGGACAAGAGAAGAAACGGAAGAACTACTGCAGGCGTGGGGACCGAAGTTCGAAGAATTGAAGAAGGTTTCGACTAAGGAGCGTGGGAGAATCTGGAGTGAAATATACAACAAGTATAAAGAGCGGTTTACTAAAAGCGTGAGAACCTTGCCTCAGCtcaaaaaaagaattcaaaaccTCGAATACGAATTCAAAAACTTAAAGGTACGAGTTaaaaacacaggcgaggaggGTTTTAAGAAGATTAAACAGGGTTTCCCCTACTACGATTATTTGGATACAATCATCGGTCAACGAGACAGCGTGGATCCTTCAAGGATGCAAATCGAAAGTACTGCGACGTTTAGCTGTAGTAGTAGTGACTCTTCTGAAACCAGTCTAAGCCGATCTTCTGAAAGTAAGGAAGTGCAAAGTGCCGTTGAAAACCGAAAAATGTGCGAGAAAAGCGGCAAGTCTTCTAGGAAAGTGAAAAGAAGGCGGGAAGACAGCGACAGCGATTGGCAGGAAAGGTTCGAAAACATGTGGGAAAGAAGTCTCGAGCAAGAAAGAGAAGGCAGGGAAAGCACACAGCAGATCATCAGAGAATCGTTAAGGTCAGAAATGGAACAAACTAACGCTATTATGGCTggatttaaagatattttcgagAACTTGTTAAAATAG
- the LOC138053918 gene encoding bifunctional 3'-5' exonuclease/ATP-dependent helicase WRN-like has protein sequence MSSVNPPNVSKVLKSPAFKGRVKAIVADEAHLVVDWRGNHGEETLVDILGPLLEELRSKRLDFPLTIVYGNLETISNCFVYFSRGLGGKQNEPLNAPKVARNRLFTQFHAQYPEHERQRIVDELVKGKSKLIIIFDTVAFGIGLDIDNKRRVIHIGVPFTIEEYFQEAGRAGRDRLPAKAHVFYNSYDISQGKKQLSEVMRNYVQSKKCKREIILNYFRFKVPKRNGPLHECCDFHEEQCDCDDCIIATFSTIFEESTFQCDLAVTTE, from the exons ATGTCTAGTGTGAACCCCCCTAATGTTTCAAAAGTGCTCAAGTCCCCAGCATTTAAAGGAAGAGTGAAAGCTATTGTGGCAGATGAAGCGCATCTTGTGGTTGATTG GAGAGGAAACCATGGGGAAGAAACACTAGTTGACATTTTAGGTCCTCTACTTGAAGAACTTCGTTCAAAAAGATTAGATTTCCCCCTCACGATTGTGTATGGAAATCTGGAAACCATTTCTAATTGTTTTGTGTACTTTAGTAGAGGACTtggagggaaacaaaatgaaccacTGAATGCCCCCAAAGTTGCCAGAAACAGGCTTTTCACACAGTTCCATGCCCAGTATCCCGAGCATGAAAGGCAAAGAATTGTGGATGAATTAGttaaaggaaaatcaaaactaATAATTATCTTTGACACTGTTGCCTTTGGAATTGGTCTAGATATAGATAACAAAAGACGGGTTATCCATATTGGAGTTCCATTCACCATAGAAGAGTATTTTCAAGAGGCTGGTAGGGCAGGAAGAGATAGGCTCCCAGCAAAAGCTCATGTCTTTTACAACAGCTATGACATCTCGCAGGGCAAAAAGCAACTTTCAGAAGTTATGCGTAATTATGTTCAGAGCAAGAAGTGCAAAAGGGAAATCATTTTAAATTACTTTAGGTTTAAAGTCCCAAAGAGAAATGGCCCTCTCCATGAATGTTGTGATTTTCATGAAGAACAATGTGACTGTGATGACTGCATAATTGCGACattttcaaccatttttgaaGAATCCACTTTTCAGTGTGACTTAGCAGTTACTACTGAATGA
- the LOC138053915 gene encoding uncharacterized protein, whose protein sequence is MRTPISVEERVGLALWRIATGNSFRTCGLQFGYGKSTAKCICEEFEKALARKKDQFIQFPVTREDIQNSIDEFEEKYGIPQIVGAIDGCHIEINAPPRNREDYYNRKQHYSVVLQGIVDSNLKFLHASVGYPGSIHDSRVLRLSGIYDQAESEQILSAPIRDLGGTNIRPLIVGDSAYPLSSWLIKPYQDRGHLPRDERKFNVKLSALCSVVERAFGMLKGRWRIVMKKIEQKVPNVTKATIAACVLHNICISLNDEYDGDESDSDRDDSSDDGGDFEPASDMRNAMKDYVWNNL, encoded by the coding sequence ATGCGAACTCCTATAAGTGTAGAAGAACGGGTTGGCTTGGCCTTGTGGCGGATCGCAACAGGTAATTCTTTTAGAACTTGTGGCTTGCAATTTGGATATGGGAAGTCGACCGCAAAATGTATTTGTGAAGAGTTCGAGAAAGCACTCGCTCGAAAAAAAGATCAGTTCATACAATTTCCAGTAACGAGAGAAGACATTCAAAATTCTATCGATGAATTTGAAGAGAAGTATGGCATACCTCAAATCGTAGGTGCAATCGACGGATGTCATATTGAAATCAACGCTCCACCGAGAAATCGTGAAGACTACTACAACCGTAAACAACATTACAGCGTAGTTTTACAAGGTATAGTTGACAGTAACTTGAAATTTCTTCATGCGTCTGTCGGTTACCCTGGGAGTATCCACGATTCCAGAGTCTTGAGACTAAGTGGTATTTACGATCAAGCTGAGAGTGAGCAAATCCTGTCTGCACCAATTAGAGATTTAGGCGGAACTAATATCAGACCTTTGATTGTTGGAGATAGCGCCTACCCTCTTTCCAGTTGGCTAATAAAACCGTACCAGGATAGAGGGCATTTACCAAGggatgaaagaaaattcaatgtAAAGCTTAGTGCACTTTGCTCTGTTGTTGAGCGGGCTTTTGGCATGTTAAAGGGCAGGTGGAGAAttgtaatgaaaaaaattgaacagaAGGTGCCGAATGTAACTAAGGCTACAATTGCAGCCTGTGTATTACAtaacatttgcatttcattgaacgACGAATACGATGGCGACGAAAGTGATTCAGATCGGGATGATTCAAGCGATGATGGTGGAGACTTTGAACCAGCAAGTGATATGAGAAATGCAATGAAAGACTATGTGTGGAATAATCTTTAG